The Podarcis raffonei isolate rPodRaf1 chromosome 7, rPodRaf1.pri, whole genome shotgun sequence nucleotide sequence cagcaatcccttcttgctgttctggcttctgggatagctgcgcagcctgcattcactccataagacgcatacacattttcccttactttttaggagtgaaaaagtgagtcttataaagcaaaaaaatacggtactcaggaGTGAGGGctcacaggactgcagcctagaGTAATGTAAGAGGCATTCTTTCTCTGAACCTGCTTTTTGGCATGAGAGGTTTGTCTTGTGAACGCAACAGGTACCACCACAATCAATTTCAGTCCGTGGAAATGAAAGTCACAACTCATCAAGCAATTAGAAACAGGGCTCTGATTTGTACAGCTGCCTTTGTATTATGGACCCTTTGCAACACAAAAAGATTTCATCACAATACAAACTTATGTGTCTACTTCTTCAGCACCTGGAGGATGCAGATATTGGCATTAACAGTCCTGTGCCGATTTTCAAAGTGTATATGTGATGGGGGATCAGGATCCCACAAGCCCATTCCACCTCTCCCTACAGCACACAGCCCTCACTTGTTTATGCATTCCATCTAATGTGTATATATAAAGATAGGGGAGGAAAGTTTGCCACAGTGTGCATTACTTTACACTTGCATTGAACAGTATTGCCACTTCTGTGTCCATTCAAACAGTATGGAGACAGCCTTCTGGAGCATCTCACAATCCCTTGTATTGTGCGTTTAACAGTGTATTGTTAAAATACATTACTATACAATGAAGCAACAATGAAATATTGTTGCTGCATAGTTGCAGTTTTTTTCTCCTTGTATCTTGTAGTTAGAACTTTACATTCCACAAGTATATAAAGCAAGAGTTTCTTGAGATGCTATCTAAGTTATAGCTAGAGTAGACTCATAGAAATCAGTGGACATAACTAACTTGAATCCAGCTATTTCAATTAAATCAGTGGATTCAAGTGAGTTAACTTGATTGAATTCACATGGTGTAAGTTTTAAATGTGTAGGTATTCAGTTTAGCCTAGAATTTAAGAGTGCCATGCTTgacagttttctttttttcaaaatacaggttAGCCCTACAGTCGTGGCCAGAGAGATGTCTGTATCAGATACTGATATATCGGAAGTATCTTGGACTGACAATGGGACTTTCAATCTTTCTGAGGGCAACACTCCACAAACAGACACATCTGATGGTATGTGCATCTTGCTTCCaaatttgtggggaggggggttttgCATATGAAAACACTTTTATTTAATTCTGTCCCTCTCAAGTCTATTTTTAGTTTACCTGGTAAGGTAATCTACATTTAATGATTTATGCACAAAAAGGTATCTTAAGTAGATACTTTTGTGTTAAAACTATAATGGTAGAAAACTAGACACCACCATCCCCAACTCACAGATGACATTTTCCTATTCTAACTAAAATATTTGTTCACTAACATTTGCTTTGCAAATGTTGGTAATTGTATCATCAGTGATCACTTCTCAGTGTGTTGTATGAATGAATAAGGCATGCACATGAATGTAAATGGTCTGAGGATATCAGATGATGTGAGTCACTGAAGAAGCTAAGGGCAGACCTGGTTAGTAACCTAGATGGCGCAAACCAATCAGataggtagggtataaataaaaaaattattatgtttATGATTATGATAAAAAGAAACTGAATGCAATCAAATGAACTTATAACAGATCAGCTGCATGCTTTATTAAACCAGTGACCTTCAGCCTTTCCAAATCTTGGGTAACATTCaacaaattttactcagagtaaacctagtGGCCCTAACTTAGTCCTGTTCATTAAATACGTTTGCTCTGAGTAAATTTAGTTGATTACCATTCTTAAAATTTACCCTTTATCTATAACTTTAATATTTACCTCTCTAGATTTGTTCTCTCGGTCTTctttcttgcttttctttttgtctgtTTTGGGGAGGAACTGTTGATGTACCCAGTAGGCATCATGTCTTACACCTTTAATCATTTTGGCCGTTTATGGAGTCCATCCAAGTTGATTTACATGCTGACTTTTGTTTTTGAGTATTCCTGGAAGTGGGcatgacatttatttattcaatagAAATTGGCGTTGTATCATATCACAGAAACAAGCTGTTGATAATGGCTTCTCCTGTCGGTTGTTCAATAGATTTTGATCGCCACGAGGAAGCTTTCGCAAAAGATCTCGCAGAATTTCCATCCGTGGAAAACGGTGCAGGAACAAATGATGACGACGATTCAAGCATTGGCATCCCTGTCCGTCAAGAGAGAAAAAAGGACCATCTCTCTACCACATCAGCTTGCCGTACcaggcaggagaaggaggggcACTCTGCAGCAGGCCTTTCCTTGCCATTGATCAGCGACCCGGCTTTCAGCTTAGTAAGAGCAGTTGCCGGAGATGTTGTTACGTCGGTGGTGTCCGCAGCTGTCAGAGACCAGTTGCAGTCTGTGCAAGGCGACCCAAACTTAAGCGAAGAGACAGACACAGAGGAAGGCGACGATTTTGAACTGCTTGACCAGTCAGAGCTTGAGCAGATAGAAAGCGAACTGGGGCTTACCAAAGGCCAAGAGGCAGAACCACAAGAAAAGAAGTCTTTAGGCTTCCTCTCAAACCTGCTTGGGGGCCATTAACTGGAGCTGCTTAATAGTatagagaaaataaaatatagaCCATGTGAaatgcaaaagagaaaaaaaaggaaaatgatgaGCTGTAAGCTTTATCTATTATTTTAGATGTGCTGTTATGTCCTCCATGCACAGTGTACTAACTTGTTGCAGATCAGTTGATGCTGGTAGTTTTGTTTCTGATAGTGATCCCatagaaatgaaaaatgtatctCATTATTTTGTATCAAATGAATTTAAGAGGCAAGGTTTtaaagatatagatatagatataaattgCCAAATGTAGCTCCCTCGTGGCTGTAACCAAATCCTTTTCACCTCCAGCCTGTTTACTCTTACTTTTCAAGCGTTTAGGAGCAATGCTTCAGGGAGAGAAGATATCAACAGGAATCAAGAAGCCATCATGTCCTAGTTACCTCCTATGTAGCAGAATATCTAAACCTCCAAGAGTAAACAAATGTCTGATAGGCTCAGAGACTCTGAACCCTTTTGCAAATATCTCTGATTTATGACTCCAGACATCATCATTGTAACTGATTGCCATCATTTGTGTTACCTATATGAATTCCTGGAGATTCTTTTCACACAGGACAGTGTGATGCATTTAAAATTTACTTCCATTCTTGTAGGCCATTAGCCTAACAGAATGGCATAATTTCATGCTTCGTGTACTCTTCATAGCAAAAGGAAAGAACAATACATTTGAGGCAGTATATAAGCCATCTACGTGTAGTATATGTATATGCAGTGTGGGGTTGAATTTGGGTTTGGGGCAAGGAAACCAGGGAGATATTCAAAAACTGAATAGACAGTCTCCGGTTCATCAATTCTGTGCTCTTAGGACCTAAGTATTACATTGCATCTAAAATGAAAGAAATTGACTGCTATATTCAGTTCCTCAAGAACTACTGCTTGCAAAAGAAATGTAGAATATTCTATTCCTAGCATAGAAGTAGAGGCTGTTGCCATGAAACACTCCTAATTTTAACAACTTGCATATTGTGTGGCTGACTCTGGATCATCTTAAAATGTAACTTGTCTTCTCAGCTTTGTGGTTTACCTTTAAAGTTGACAGTAGCAGGCAGTGCCTTATCAAGGTAaaccaaagttttaaaaaaagaaatactgcTAGTTCTAATAGTATGTTATAAAAAGCCAGCAGATTGAGGGACCATATCGGCTGTTTTGATTAATCTCAAACTGTTACAGATTTTTACTGGCATTCTAACGGACAGACATGGTTATGTTGTGAGCCTCTAAAAAGTGCAGCCCCAGTTTATAGGGTGGTGCTCTTTTCCCACCATAGCTTCCATTTTCAATAGGCAATGTGCGTAGTATCACTGCCCAAAATGTTAACTTGGGAAGGATATGTTAGGAGCTCAgtttccttctcttccctcctgccCTACGCAAGGTGTTTAAGGAGACCCCAGACAGACAAGACCAAACTACCCTAATGTCAGCTCTCATTCCAAAGCAGCTTGGTCAACTATCTCCATGCTTGGCTTGATGATGATTTCACCTCCCATCAGATGGGGGCATGGTGAAATGGTTATGCAAAATGCAGGGATTTGGAAGGTACTACAGACTCAAATGGATACTTGCTTAGTATTGATTCTGCTAATGCCTGTGGTTTTATATATCACGGACACAAGCAgaatcatgtgtgtgtgtctgccaaGTTTTCTGTTGGTTAAGTGGGTGCCTTCATTCTTCAGCCTAGAGTCACGTGGATGAAAGTGAATTTAGGCCATGCAAAAGATGGGAGACATAAACATTAATAATATTTACTCCCAAGTCCCACTGACTTTCAAGCAGCTTTGCTCCTtagtgggtttaggattgcaacaAAGCAATTGCCTAATGCAAGATTCTGACAGTTGTTTCCTATCAAAGATGCCCCACAAATAGTGTACTCACTATCTCAGGTTTTTATGTAGCTCTGGCTTTGATACCATTGGGCAGTgctcttaatttattttattttattttattaagaagTTGTCTATGAACAAATAAAGGAATAGAGGAAAGCACTTCCACCCAAGAGAATCCTGTACCCATAAATAGAGATATGCTCAGCAGAAGCTCACAGTGACCTCTTCCCCTTGGGTTCCTTTTTCATGGTGGAAGTGCAGTTAATCAAACTTTATCCATTCTATAGATACGCCCcttcaatcctaaacacatttacttgggaaaaagccctactgaattcagtgagatttacttctgagtaagcatgcaccaGATTGCGCAGTTAAATAGTTGAGGCTGCTTAGGGAGAGAGCAGGGAGGGGTTTGAAGAAGACTTGTAAGAAGACTGGCAGAGCATCTTCCTGGCTCATACCAGCTGTGTTGTAAAATGTAACTGTGTGcactttattgttgtttttagaaGAAATGTTTCAGGGATTTCCAAATATCCAATACTGTGGTGGTACTCTTAAAAGGACTGAAGTTCCAACGTTCATCATTAAAAGCAGCTGGTGGACCTGCTTGAGACTTCCTGTAAACCAGTTTTTCTGGTATCGAGACAAAAAAGTACGATCGTAATATTATAAAATAAAGCCCCAGTCCTGAAAACATTTGTTTGTGTAGCTGCACTGATTTCTTACTTCTTCCACCTTCAGCATCTTACACAGAAAAGAGATGTTGTGATTAACTACCTAGGGGTCTTTGCATTCTCTTTGAAAATTCTGAACAGAGGCTGGAAGATCTATTTATGGTACACCAAAGGGCTTCGAGTGGGTATGGCCAATAGGATTTGTTCTCCCCTGCCGCCTTTGAACTGCAGGCTCTTGCTTAACAAAGCCCAAACTACATTACAAACTCACATTTCAAAaacaagttttgttgttgttgttgtttagtcgtttagtcgtgtctgactcttcgtgaccccatggaccagagcacgccaggcacttctgtcctccactgcctcccgcagtttgatcaaactcatgctggtagcttcaagaacaccatccaaccatctcatcctctgtcgtccccttctccttgtgccctccatctttcccaacatcagggtcttttccagggagtcttctcttctcatgaggtggccaaagtattggagcctcagcttcacgatctgtccttccagtgagcactcagggctgatttccttaagaatggatacgtttgatcttcttgcagtctatgggactctcaagagtctcccccagcaccataattcaaaagcatcaattctttggcgatcagccttctttatggtccagctctcacttccatacatcactactgggaaaaccatagctttaactatacggacctttgttggcaaggtgatgtctctactttttaagatgctgtctaggtttgtcattgcttttctcccaagaagcaggcgtcttttaattttgtgactgctgtcaccatcgcagtgatcatggagcccaagaaagtaaaaacaAGTTTACAATGTGGCAAAAGCTGCAGTTTGAGGAATGAGTCTAATGCCCCCTGCAGCATGGAAAATGACTTGTACGCTGCTCCTTGGATTTTGGCTGCCTTTGTTGACATGGGAATTGATTCCCACTTAGTAATGTAATAGCTTCTCTAAGCTCATCCTTGATGGtgagaaaaaatatttcaaattctTAGGAGCCAGCACCCAACTTTTAAGTATCAGTTCATCAAAGGCGTGAGTAAACATTTGATTTCTAGAGGTCTATCATGGATATGGGCTAACATAGATTTCCAATCCTGCTAGTGTAGTCCTCATATTAGCTTTCTGTACTCCAAAACAATACAAATGGTATCAGAAGAAGCCTTACATTTCCTTAAATGTGCTCCAGGACATTCTAAGTAAAAACCATTACTATGCTTTACAAATTGCAGAATGATCCATAAAACACTGATGGGATCCCTAacccacggggtcacaatttcatgaaaaatctgacgttatccaattcattcaaaaatggtgccaaactctagCAAATTCTCCCTTGCAAGGCTTGGCGGTGCAAACAGAATATTTTACCATGTAtcaaaaaaatcagccctcagtgacTTAAAAtgcgaaaaaatattttttcaaaaaaatcccaaacccgTTGAGGTCACAATTTAACCAAAAATCTTATGTTGTCCAACTCattaaaaaattgtgccaaactgtagcaaattctcccctgcaaGGTTTGGCAGGACAAACAGAATATTTTATCATAGACAAAAAAAATCATCCCTCAGTTTCTTAACCCACATTTTTTGCAAGAAAATCCCTAACCCACAAGGTcagaatttcaccaaaaatctgatgttatccaattcactcaaaaatggttataaacggttgcaaattctcccctgaaaggtttggcaatggaaacagaagagcttttatcataggccaagaagtcagccctcaactacttaacctgcggaaaacatttttctgaaaaaaatccctaaccttgcagggtcagaatttcagcaaaaatctgacgttatccaattcactcaaaaatggtgccaaatggttgcaaattctcccctgacaggtttggcggtggaaacagaagagtttttatcataggccaagaaatcagccctcgactacttaaccagaggaaaaacatttttctgaaaaaatccctcatttcagcaaaaatctgacgttatccaattcactcaaaaatggtgcctaactgttgcaaattcccccctgaaaggtttggcagtggaaacagaagacttctttatcataggccaagaaatcagccctcgactacttaacctgcggaaaaacattttttaaaaaatctgacgtgTTCCACAAACATCCTAGTTATTTACAAATGCAGACACAACTGTATTACCATATAAGAAATTGTTCGTGGTTCcttttgtttaaagaagggaaGTTGGATCTAATACAGTCGAACCTCTGGTTatggacttaattcgttccggaggtctgttcttaacctgaaaccgttcttaacctgaggtaccactttagccaatggggcctcctgctgccaccatgcaatttctgttctcatcctgaagtaaagttcttaacccaaggtactacttctgggttattggagtctttaatccgaagtgtttgtaacccgaggtaccactgtacaatgaattgTTGGTACCTCTGGCCCGCAAGGATTTCCCTTACACTTTTTGTTCTGTTCTGCATTTAGCAATAAACAAAAAGCTACCACTTACACTGGTACTTCATCAGGCCTCATTTCCTGTTACCCTTGAGAGAGAAGAAATTATTTTCCCGTTTGTCTGCTCCTGGTAAGCACATAATTATGAGGACCTCTGTATGATCTTCACTACGGTAACTTCTCTCTTGCAAACTGATATTATATTACAATTTCCGGTTCAGACCCAGGGGTGTTTTCAGTATTTAAAATTTCAATGTGAGAACTACCCCTTAGACCCTCAAAGCAGAATGGATAAAACACTGAACTACTAAAAATACTTTGGATGTTGTGAAACTGCCTTTTGAAGATGCATACTTGAATGTtaattccattgaaatcagtgggaattGCTTTGAAATGGGCTTAAATTCTTTAGCTTTGTAGGGTCTGCATTAAGATAAAAGCACAGATTGGGATTGGTTTCCCACAGGTGAAAAGGCTAAAGATGGTGGTTGGATGCCTCCTTGTAACTTTTTAACCTATTTTTATGCCTCCTGCACAAAGCTTTTTGCACTTCTTCAGTAAAAAGGGAAGGGAGTGTACAACATCTAATAATACCTGGCCAAATATCCTCTGAAGTTATAATTGAACTGATTTGAAGTTAGTGTTTGACTACTACAGAAGTCCCTGCAAGTTGGTTGTTTTGTGCATACATGTGATGATGGACAATGCCCTCCAGTTAATGTAAAGTGATAGCTGTGGTGGTATGTCAACAACATTTAAAGCTTAAATTTGTGTGTGCAGCTATTTACGTCAGCATATTTGGTAATAGCCCTTTTGCATCACACTAGTTTATAACCTCTGATAATACTAGTGTTGAGTCATGTCAATACATTAGACAAAATTTAGCATCTGCAACTAACAAAATCCCCTCTATCCTCTCCCATGCTTCCCACCATCTAATTCCATTGGATTGATGGGCTataaatttaattatttaaaaaatatttttttattaaattttctgttttacaatttagattattcatttaaacaaccttagaATGTCAGTGACTTCTCTTctactctttccatggttcattttgcataacacaaatccctgcatattttaactaaaccattcagtattccattattacatccatcaaaacttgcactgttgaatttatcttaatgctaacGAGGAGAGtcaggacactgagatccagcacctagggccttctggcggttccctcattgcgagaagtgaggttacagggaaccaggcagagggccttctcggtagtggcacccaccctgtggaacgccctcccttcagatgtgaaggaaataagcagctatcttctctttaaaagacatctgaaggcagccctgcttagggaagtttttaatatttaatgctgtattttttttttaaacacttgattgggagccgtgtgataggaattttatggtcttagatatatggcaacgttcataaccacacgtacatagatcagcacaggtaagccaacctggaaccattttgattcctaaactgagcaaatgtttctctgcatggtcaaaatggaaaagcctccccattgtctcttccttcacaaatcctgtcttaatctgtgtttgaataagggtgtgagccttatcattacaaaagactgcccaggctccccaagaaatccaatcaagtaacctgccagacaggaaataaacaaagcgacaggagaaaacaacatgcaaatgttctgttttagaccgccttatctgaggggtggtcttaggttacaccccttctgtgatgaatgcataatatttctgggggtggtcttgatctagaggatgggaatttcaaaagtctttataagcccttgcacagcatttttgggggtcctcttcctctcctgcgtgtgaggggagtaccctgttgcaacagatcaataaagatcaagcttactagctgctttgcttctcaatattctctggttggcctctgttattttctcctaccaatagggaacctatgtaaggactctatatgggctcttggataccccataagggaaaagggcatatttttatttacaagcttactagctgctttgcttctcaatattctctggttggcctctgttattttctcctacccatagggaacctatgtaaggactctatatgggctcttggataccccataagggaaaagggcatatttttatttacaacagccgcccagagtggctggggaaacgcagccagttgtccggggtataaataataaattatcatcatcatcatcatcccaggcTGGAGCTGATGAAAGCTGCTGTCCAACAACGCCTAGAAGGCGCCAGGGTTAGCCCAGAGTTGGAGAGAGGACAGAGAGCGGACGGGGCAGAAGTGGATGCTTGTGTTTTCTCCCGAGCAAGCACCAAGTCCTCATCGCGCAGCGCCCGGAGTGGATACCGAGAGCAACTGAGAAGAACCCGAAGAACCAGACGCTGCCTTCCGTGGCTCTCGCGCGTAAAAGCGGCTGGCACCATGGGCTGGGGGCGTGCAAGCTGGGGCcctccctcctcttttccagcctcCGCCTTGTGGGGCACGCAAAAGAATCGGTTGCCCCTCTTTGCGCCGCTGGAAAAATGGGGAGAATAACGCGGCGCAGCATGTAACCCTCCGTGCGCGCAGAGGGCgcgcgagaggaggaggaggaagcgggaAACAGCCGTCAAAGCCTTCTTCCGCTTCCTGCGAGCGAGAAGGAAAAGCTTCGACGTTGAAGCGTGGCTGCGAGGCcgggaaaaggaaagggaagagtTGCGTCTTTGGAGCCGACAGCGATCAAAGTTCGGTGGAATCTTCGACGCTGCAACGTTCTCTTTCCCACGCTCAGCGTTCTCTTTCCCACGCTCAACGTTCCATCGCGCTGCCTTCTTTCACCAGCGTTCCGTGTCGTTCAGGATTGGAATAGCTgatatctttttttctttctaataAAAACAACTACTTTTGCTTCCGACGCGGCCTTTCCAGCCGCTGGATTATGAGCAGCAGCGAGTCGCCCGACTGTCCGGCG carries:
- the RETREG1 gene encoding reticulophagy regulator 1 isoform X2, translated to MSESEDLGPSESWEVIDSKSEYRIRLNQCMEEAMMSFFVFLQEMSHFKEQNPGKFCLLVCSVCTFFTILGSYIPGVVLSYLLLLCAFLCPLFKCNEFGQKVYSNIKPLLLKLDFGVWDYINQKLRERAEMIRTKLADDNSELDVSALCPKVSPTVVAREMSVSDTDISEVSWTDNGTFNLSEGNTPQTDTSDDFDRHEEAFAKDLAEFPSVENGAGTNDDDDSSIGIPVRQERKKDHLSTTSACRTRQEKEGHSAAGLSLPLISDPAFSLVRAVAGDVVTSVVSAAVRDQLQSVQGDPNLSEETDTEEGDDFELLDQSELEQIESELGLTKGQEAEPQEKKSLGFLSNLLGGH